From Pusillibacter faecalis, one genomic window encodes:
- a CDS encoding antirestriction protein ArdA, giving the protein MASLRDTVKDYQDELRDGIAWVAFWKQGRSWNAEYFHLDMDDTLYPEDRSRLEEIKSIDPAAVILNGYYCGHLGEDMSLDELTAGVRYHYENSMNDIDGFIGAHDDRLPPEVIEEARAAAHEAGLPFSEKPYRDGEDFNPYVFDGSMSIEDFELMHRMIEKERSEQMAEPILSGYLSNLGKYTEGRPAGEWVTFPTTAEHLKEVFDRIGIDFKHYEEWHFTEFQSTIPGLTEHLSEYSHPDELNYLGKLLEMQFDDDREKFIAAIEYGDHADSLQDIINLAQNLDCYWIYPSVHNEEEYGRYLVDELEEPELPEEAKKYFMYEEYGRDASINDDGMFTEKGYIYNNRNTFTEWYDGRDVPEEYRVTPQPPQPERPDPSKVEMDAAAPGQRTAQTAEQPQEPRPVIPIVLTSEKPAEKLKEITDRLEQGIAELFDSERYREYLKVMSKFHNYSFRNTVLIAMQKPDASLVAGFSAWKNNFERNVMKGQKGIKIIAPSPYKIKQEMQKIDPHTQKPVIGKDGKPVTEEKEVTIPAYKVVSVFDVSQTEGKELPDIAVDELTGDVDRYKDFFAALEKTSPVPIAFENIEGGSHGYYHLEDKRIAINEGMSELQTLKTAIHEIAHAKLHDIDLNAPKDEQQPHVDRRTREVEAESVAYTVCQHYGLDTSDYSFGYVAGWSSGRELSELKSSLETIRSAAAEIINSIDENLAELQKAQDKEQTAGQEQPTREGQEAAPEKPDPEAAAPGKSGAQEKAGAAPKEAFTPETIYRVRRNPYSDSRENSYLLQAYVTQENGRAKMGDVLYTGTPEKCRELMGQLKSGELTEGDVKQLYAKAQETAQTAGQDKDTFSIYQIKGGDETRDFRFEPYDRLQAAGNVVDRANYELVYSAPLAPETSLEDIYTCFNIDHPKDFKGHSLSVSDVVVLHQDGQDAAHFVDSVGFREVPEFLQEQKQLTPDDLETGETVKTPRGTFHVTAMSREQIEAAGYGFHHQSDDGKYLIMGNGTRAFAVAAEQAQRDNPLKTAEQTTEQNGNMIDGIINNTPTVDELEAKVKAGEQISLVDLANAVKADKERGKGAKPEKKPSIRAQLRADKEKAQKKNAKQKSQDLERS; this is encoded by the coding sequence ATGGCAAGTTTACGGGACACCGTAAAGGACTATCAAGACGAGCTTAGGGACGGTATCGCATGGGTGGCGTTCTGGAAACAGGGGCGTTCATGGAACGCGGAATATTTTCATCTTGATATGGACGATACGCTCTACCCGGAGGACAGGAGCCGGTTAGAGGAAATAAAAAGCATTGACCCCGCCGCCGTTATCTTAAACGGCTACTATTGCGGGCATTTAGGCGAGGACATGAGCCTTGACGAGCTGACCGCCGGAGTGCGTTACCACTACGAAAACAGCATGAACGACATTGACGGTTTTATCGGAGCGCATGACGACAGGCTTCCCCCGGAGGTTATCGAGGAAGCGAGGGCAGCCGCCCATGAAGCGGGGCTTCCCTTTTCCGAAAAGCCCTACCGGGACGGGGAGGATTTTAACCCCTATGTATTTGACGGGAGCATGAGCATTGAGGATTTTGAGCTTATGCACCGCATGATTGAAAAAGAAAGGAGCGAACAAATGGCAGAACCGATTTTAAGCGGCTATCTTTCCAATCTTGGGAAGTACACCGAGGGCAGACCCGCGGGCGAATGGGTGACATTCCCCACGACTGCCGAACATCTGAAAGAAGTCTTTGACCGTATCGGGATTGACTTCAAGCACTATGAGGAATGGCATTTCACAGAATTTCAATCCACTATCCCCGGCTTGACGGAGCATTTAAGCGAGTATTCCCACCCCGACGAGCTGAACTATTTAGGGAAGCTCTTGGAAATGCAGTTTGACGACGACCGGGAGAAATTCATTGCAGCCATTGAATACGGCGACCATGCCGACAGCTTACAGGACATTATCAACCTTGCACAGAACCTTGACTGCTACTGGATTTATCCGTCCGTCCACAATGAAGAAGAATACGGGCGTTATCTGGTTGATGAACTGGAAGAACCGGAACTTCCCGAAGAAGCGAAAAAGTATTTCATGTATGAGGAATACGGGCGGGACGCTTCCATTAACGACGACGGTATGTTTACCGAAAAGGGCTATATCTACAACAACCGCAACACCTTTACAGAATGGTACGACGGGCGCGACGTGCCGGAGGAATACCGGGTAACGCCGCAGCCCCCGCAGCCGGAAAGACCCGACCCGTCAAAGGTAGAAATGGACGCAGCCGCGCCGGGGCAGAGAACGGCGCAGACCGCAGAGCAGCCACAGGAGCCGCGCCCGGTTATCCCTATCGTGCTGACGAGCGAGAAGCCCGCCGAAAAGCTCAAAGAGATTACCGACCGTCTGGAACAGGGTATTGCGGAACTCTTTGACAGCGAGCGTTACCGGGAATATCTGAAAGTCATGTCAAAATTCCATAATTACAGCTTCCGAAACACCGTCCTTATCGCCATGCAGAAGCCGGACGCTTCCCTTGTGGCGGGCTTTTCCGCTTGGAAGAACAACTTTGAACGAAACGTGATGAAAGGGCAAAAGGGAATTAAAATCATTGCTCCGTCACCCTATAAAATCAAACAGGAAATGCAGAAAATCGACCCGCACACGCAGAAGCCCGTTATCGGCAAGGACGGGAAGCCCGTCACCGAGGAAAAGGAAGTCACCATACCCGCCTACAAGGTGGTATCCGTCTTTGACGTTTCCCAGACCGAGGGAAAGGAGCTGCCGGACATTGCGGTTGACGAGCTGACAGGCGACGTTGACCGCTACAAGGATTTTTTCGCAGCCCTTGAAAAGACTTCCCCCGTTCCTATCGCCTTTGAGAATATCGAGGGCGGCTCTCATGGCTACTACCACTTGGAGGACAAGCGCATTGCTATCAACGAGGGCATGAGCGAATTACAGACCTTAAAGACCGCTATTCACGAAATCGCCCATGCGAAGCTGCACGACATTGACCTCAACGCGCCAAAGGACGAGCAGCAGCCCCACGTTGACCGCCGCACCCGCGAAGTCGAAGCGGAAAGCGTCGCCTATACTGTCTGCCAACATTACGGGCTTGACACGTCGGACTACTCTTTCGGCTATGTCGCCGGGTGGAGCAGCGGGCGGGAGCTGTCCGAGCTGAAAAGCTCCCTTGAAACGATACGCAGCGCAGCCGCCGAGATTATCAATTCCATAGACGAGAACTTAGCGGAGCTGCAAAAGGCACAGGACAAGGAGCAGACCGCCGGACAGGAGCAGCCCACCAGAGAGGGACAGGAAGCCGCGCCGGAGAAGCCGGATCCGGAAGCAGCCGCACCGGGAAAATCCGGCGCACAGGAAAAAGCGGGCGCAGCCCCGAAAGAAGCCTTTACCCCGGAAACGATTTACAGAGTGCGCCGGAACCCTTACAGCGACAGCCGGGAAAACAGCTACCTCTTGCAAGCCTATGTGACACAGGAGAACGGGCGGGCGAAAATGGGCGACGTGCTTTATACGGGAACGCCGGAGAAATGCCGCGAGCTTATGGGGCAGCTCAAAAGCGGCGAGCTGACCGAGGGCGACGTGAAGCAGCTTTACGCAAAGGCACAGGAAACGGCGCAGACCGCCGGACAGGACAAAGACACCTTTTCCATTTACCAGATAAAGGGCGGGGACGAAACAAGGGATTTCCGCTTTGAGCCATACGACCGCCTGCAGGCGGCGGGAAATGTGGTTGACAGGGCGAACTATGAGCTTGTCTATTCCGCGCCCCTTGCGCCGGAAACTTCCCTTGAAGATATTTACACCTGTTTCAATATCGACCACCCCAAAGATTTTAAGGGACACAGCCTTTCCGTTTCCGACGTGGTAGTGCTTCATCAGGACGGACAGGACGCGGCGCATTTCGTTGACAGTGTAGGTTTTCGGGAAGTGCCGGAGTTTTTACAGGAGCAAAAGCAGCTTACCCCGGACGACTTGGAAACGGGCGAAACTGTCAAGACACCGAGGGGGACTTTCCATGTGACCGCCATGAGCCGGGAGCAGATAGAAGCCGCCGGATATGGCTTTCACCACCAGTCGGACGACGGAAAGTATCTGATTATGGGGAATGGGACGCGGGCGTTTGCCGTTGCCGCAGAACAGGCGCAGCGGGACAATCCCTTGAAAACCGCCGAGCAGACCACAGAGCAGAACGGGAACATGATTGACGGTATCATCAACAACACCCCCACCGTTGACGAACTGGAAGCAAAGGTAAAGGCGGGCGAGCAGATTTCCCTTGTTGACCTGGCTAACGCTGTCAAAGCCGACAAGGAGCGCGGCAAGGGAGCGAAGCCGGAAAAGAAACCCTCTATCCGGGCGCAGCTTAGAGCCGACAAGGAAAAGGCACAGAAGAAAAACGCAAAGCAGAAGTCACAGGACTTGGAAAGGAGCTGA
- a CDS encoding VapE domain-containing protein, protein MQNCQQTEPCTVEEIRNSLEQSEKGKVYNTAANYKRVLQYDPLLKGAIRKNLLTERIDIVKPLGWYRDSPTLTDVDVKYLLLYFEENYGLTVEKKIIDAVAVIANENRYHPVCDFLNALQWDGTERIRFCLHRFLGSDTDDYTYEALKLFLLGAISRAFKPGCKFEVMLCLVGGQGAGKSSFFRLLAVNDDWFSDDLKKLDDENVYRKMQGHWIIEMSEMIATANAKSIEEIKSFLSRQKETYKIPYETHPADRKRQCVFGGSSNTLDFLPLDRTGNRRFVPVMVYPERAEVHILADEQASREYINQMWAEAMEIYRSGNFRLRFSPAMNDYLKAHQKDFMPEDTKAGQILDYLERYSGSMVCSKQLYKEALGHDYDEPKQWELREINDIMNNAVTGWMAFSNPRYFPEPYRRQKGWERIRNDNEPDNSMDGFQEIPTEEMEQLGLPEEWLKQK, encoded by the coding sequence TTGCAGAACTGTCAGCAGACAGAACCATGCACAGTAGAAGAAATCCGAAACAGCTTAGAGCAGAGCGAGAAAGGTAAGGTTTATAATACTGCCGCAAATTATAAGCGTGTTCTGCAATATGACCCACTTTTGAAAGGGGCTATCCGAAAAAATCTTCTGACCGAAAGAATCGACATTGTGAAGCCCCTCGGTTGGTATCGTGACAGCCCGACATTGACGGATGTGGATGTGAAATATCTGCTCCTATATTTTGAAGAAAACTATGGATTGACCGTAGAGAAGAAAATCATAGACGCAGTTGCGGTTATTGCCAATGAAAATCGTTACCACCCTGTCTGTGATTTTCTCAATGCCTTGCAATGGGACGGAACAGAACGCATACGCTTCTGTCTGCACCGCTTTCTCGGTTCTGATACAGATGATTACACCTATGAAGCATTGAAGTTGTTTCTGCTGGGTGCTATCTCACGAGCCTTTAAGCCGGGGTGTAAATTTGAGGTAATGCTCTGTCTTGTAGGCGGTCAGGGAGCCGGAAAGTCCTCTTTCTTCCGTTTGCTTGCGGTCAATGATGATTGGTTCTCTGATGACTTGAAAAAGCTGGATGATGAAAATGTGTACCGCAAAATGCAGGGGCATTGGATTATTGAAATGTCGGAAATGATTGCAACCGCTAACGCTAAGAGCATTGAAGAAATCAAGTCCTTTCTGAGCCGCCAAAAGGAAACCTATAAGATACCGTATGAAACACATCCGGCAGACAGAAAACGACAATGTGTGTTTGGAGGTTCTTCTAATACCCTTGACTTTCTTCCCCTTGACCGAACAGGCAACCGCCGCTTCGTTCCGGTTATGGTCTATCCTGAAAGGGCTGAGGTTCATATTTTGGCGGATGAACAGGCTTCCAGAGAGTATATCAATCAGATGTGGGCAGAAGCTATGGAGATTTACAGAAGCGGCAATTTCCGTCTGAGATTCAGTCCGGCTATGAACGATTATCTGAAAGCCCACCAAAAGGATTTTATGCCGGAGGACACAAAGGCAGGACAGATTTTAGACTATCTGGAACGCTATTCCGGCAGCATGGTCTGTTCCAAACAGCTTTATAAGGAAGCACTGGGGCATGATTATGACGAACCGAAACAATGGGAACTGCGAGAGATCAATGACATTATGAATAACGCTGTCACAGGCTGGATGGCGTTCAGCAATCCGAGGTATTTTCCAGAGCCTTACCGCCGACAAAAAGGCTGGGAGCGTATTAGGAACGACAACGAGCCTGACAACAGCATGGATGGTTTTCAAGAAATCCCGACAGAGGAAATGGAACAGTTAGGACTTCCAGAAGAATGGTTGAAGCAAAAATAA
- a CDS encoding CHC2 zinc finger domain-containing protein, with translation MNVFEVVKENVTARQAAEAYGLKVGRTGMACCPFHSDKSPSMKLDERYYCFGCGATGDAVDLTAKLFGIGLREAAVKLAEDFGLNYDSRQKPSIRPRIREPTPEQKYQKEENHCYKVLTDYFHLLREWEKKYAPKQPDEEWNPLFAEALYKKNYIEYLLDILLYGSLEERKALVAEQRKEVLKLEQRIAELSADRTMHSRRNPKQLRAERER, from the coding sequence ATGAATGTATTTGAAGTTGTAAAAGAAAATGTTACTGCCCGACAAGCCGCAGAAGCCTATGGCTTGAAAGTGGGTCGCACTGGTATGGCGTGCTGTCCGTTTCACTCGGATAAGTCCCCCAGTATGAAGCTGGATGAACGCTATTACTGTTTTGGCTGCGGGGCAACCGGAGACGCTGTTGATCTGACAGCGAAGCTATTCGGTATCGGGCTGAGGGAAGCTGCTGTCAAACTTGCTGAAGATTTTGGTCTTAACTATGACAGCCGACAAAAGCCCAGTATTCGCCCTCGTATTCGTGAGCCGACACCGGAACAGAAGTATCAAAAAGAAGAAAATCATTGCTACAAGGTGCTGACGGATTATTTTCATCTTCTTAGAGAATGGGAAAAGAAATACGCTCCTAAACAGCCGGATGAGGAATGGAATCCCCTGTTTGCAGAAGCACTGTATAAGAAGAACTATATCGAATATCTACTTGATATTCTTCTGTATGGTTCATTGGAGGAACGAAAAGCACTTGTGGCAGAACAGAGAAAGGAGGTGTTAAAACTTGAACAGCGAATTGCAGAACTGTCAGCAGACAGAACCATGCACAGTAGAAGAAATCCGAAACAGCTTAGAGCAGAGCGAGAAAGGTAA
- a CDS encoding DUF5104 domain-containing protein: MKKVLLLSSVIIILGLTGCSNKYFNDWFSSEQNETDKMCQQIIEACKQQDSEKLKSLFSEESKKSIENLDTEISDFFDYIEGSIQSFEGDCASSSESNYGKRKTELDGMYLILTEKERYCMNFYMYSEDDENAQNVGIYKIEIALESEVAEDNFIWDNPPNGIFVGGQN, encoded by the coding sequence ATGAAAAAAGTATTGTTGCTTTCCAGTGTGATTATTATACTCGGTTTAACAGGCTGCTCTAACAAATATTTCAATGACTGGTTTAGCTCTGAACAAAATGAAACGGATAAGATGTGTCAACAAATTATCGAGGCATGTAAGCAACAGGATTCAGAGAAACTCAAATCTCTATTTTCCGAAGAAAGCAAAAAGAGCATTGAGAATTTAGACACTGAAATCTCTGATTTTTTCGATTATATTGAGGGCAGTATCCAAAGTTTTGAGGGCGATTGTGCATCATCAAGTGAAAGCAACTATGGTAAAAGGAAAACGGAATTGGATGGTATGTATCTCATATTGACAGAGAAGGAACGGTATTGTATGAATTTTTATATGTATAGTGAGGATGATGAAAATGCTCAAAATGTGGGGATATATAAAATTGAAATTGCATTGGAGAGCGAAGTGGCTGAGGATAATTTTATATGGGATAATCCCCCAAACGGTATTTTTGTTGGAGGACAAAATTGA
- a CDS encoding DUF6560 family protein produces the protein MNDFLRMCLNIITQIGPYLVVLLLLKYLVNLQQKRAKEREEEQKKGIIRTHYTIKTEKFLVVAFIVGTIFFACCTAMSLREKEDMFVICIFGIFFLVGISGIVNMVMWKLEVNGDEITWRSTFGKKRTFRFGDITYCERKKGSVRVYVNGEKLFTIDSNIDKEEFMEDIERRRIPVKSYWTNQHKKNRK, from the coding sequence ATGAATGATTTTTTACGAATGTGTTTGAATATAATTACACAAATAGGCCCCTATTTAGTTGTACTTCTTCTTTTGAAATATCTTGTAAATCTTCAACAAAAGAGAGCTAAAGAACGAGAGGAAGAACAGAAAAAGGGAATAATTAGAACGCATTATACAATAAAAACAGAGAAATTCCTTGTCGTGGCATTTATCGTAGGTACAATTTTTTTTGCTTGTTGTACGGCTATGAGTCTTAGGGAAAAAGAAGATATGTTTGTCATTTGTATATTTGGAATATTTTTTTTAGTAGGCATAAGCGGAATAGTCAATATGGTAATGTGGAAACTGGAAGTGAACGGAGATGAAATCACATGGCGGTCAACTTTTGGAAAAAAGAGAACTTTTCGTTTTGGGGATATTACCTACTGCGAGAGAAAAAAAGGTTCTGTGCGTGTATATGTAAATGGGGAAAAGCTATTTACCATTGATAGTAATATCGATAAAGAAGAATTTATGGAAGATATAGAGAGAAGAAGAATCCCTGTAAAATCTTACTGGACAAATCAGCATAAGAAGAATCGTAAATGA
- a CDS encoding molecular chaperone: MTRLTKIEKETIVLFNEGEDKANIYTHNAGLKKRLAAFAKKYPDLCRLEKSNVQGGVSYELAKSRLSIRFLPPYSEERRQKASEYAKKHGLNSQQGYCDNQG, translated from the coding sequence ATGACGAGACTGACGAAGATTGAGAAAGAAACAATCGTTCTCTTTAATGAGGGCGAGGACAAGGCAAATATCTACACCCACAACGCCGGATTGAAAAAGAGGTTGGCTGCTTTTGCTAAGAAGTACCCTGACCTTTGCCGACTGGAAAAATCCAATGTTCAAGGCGGTGTTTCTTATGAGCTGGCAAAGTCCCGTCTGTCTATCCGTTTCCTGCCGCCTTACAGTGAGGAACGCAGACAGAAAGCCAGTGAATATGCGAAAAAGCATGGGCTGAACAGCCAGCAGGGATACTGTGATAATCAGGGCTGA
- a CDS encoding TnpV protein, whose protein sequence is MTELKLRIHDESNGLDYVLVGDYYVPDLKLPEEHRPIGMWGRLHRTYLEQYRPARFSALCLSGELHTYLADLNEQATERCSLIIEQMKQAEGVTETMKADNQMLWVQSMNSIRNRAEEIIRQEMIYC, encoded by the coding sequence ATGACAGAATTGAAACTACGAATCCATGACGAAAGCAACGGTCTGGACTATGTTCTTGTGGGTGATTACTATGTGCCGGACTTGAAGCTACCGGAGGAACACCGCCCTATCGGTATGTGGGGCAGACTGCACAGGACATATTTGGAGCAGTACCGCCCTGCAAGGTTCTCTGCCCTCTGTTTATCCGGCGAACTGCATACTTACCTTGCTGATCTGAACGAACAGGCAACGGAAAGGTGCAGCCTTATCATTGAGCAGATGAAACAAGCCGAGGGCGTGACCGAAACCATGAAAGCAGACAATCAGATGTTGTGGGTACAGTCCATGAACTCTATCCGTAACCGAGCCGAAGAAATCATCAGACAGGAAATGATTTACTGCTGA